Within Micromonospora narathiwatensis, the genomic segment CCCGAGGACCCCGACCTGCCCACCGGCCGGGCGGTGCCGCACCGGCGCACCGCGTTCGTCTTTCCCGGCCAGGGTTCCCAGTGGCGGGGGATGGGGCGGGAACTCTACAAGCGCAGCCCGGTCTTCGCCGACGTGGTCCGCCGCTGCGCCGACGCGCTGCGCCCGCACGTCGCCTGGGACCTGACCGCGGTCGTCGCCGACGAGGCGGGCGACGAGTGGACCACCCGGATCGACATGCTCCAGCCGACGCTCTGGGCGATGTCGCTCGGGCTGGCCGAGCTGTGGCGGGCCAACGGCGTACACCCGGACCTGGTGCTCGGCCACAGCCAGGGCGAGATCACGGCGGCCACCCTGGCCGGCGCGCTCTCGTACGCCGACGGCGCGCTGCTGATGGCCCGGCGCAGCGCCATCGCCCGGCGTACCTCCGGGCGGGGGCTGATGCTCGCGGTGGACCTGGACCGGGACGGCGCCCGCGAGGCGCTCGCGGGCTTCGAGGAGACGGTTTCCCTGGCCGTGCACAACGGGCCACGCTCCTGCGTGCTCTCCGGCGACCGGGACGACGTGCTGACGCTCAAGGAACTGCTGGAGGCCGAGGACGTCTTCTGCCGGCTGGTCAACGTCGACTACGCCTCGCACAGCCCGCAGATGGCGGAACTCCGCGACGACCTGCTCACCGCGCTGGCACCGGTACGCCCGGTCGCCGGCACCGTCCCGCTGCTCTCCACCGTCCAGGTCGGACTGCTCGGCGGCACCGAACTCGACGCCCGGTACTGGGTGGAGAACCTCTGCCGCCCGGTGCTGTTCGCCGACGCCATGCGGCACGCCTTCGACGACGGGATCACCCACGTCGTCGAGATCAGCCCGCACCCGGTGCTCACCCCCGCGGTCGAGCAGCTCGCCGCCGGGCGCGCCGAACCGGTCGCCGTGCTGTCCACCCTGCGCCGGGACAACGGCACCGCCGAGGACATGGCCCGCGCCCTGGCCCGGTCGTACGTCGCCGGACTGGCCCCCTTCGGCGGGCTGCCCCGGGGCCGCCGCGTGGACCTGCCGGGCTACCCGATGCAACCGGAGCGGTACTGGCCGGCGGACCGGCCCCGGCGCGGCGGCAGCCGTGGCTTCGAGGTCGAGCTGACCCCCGCTCCCGGGCAGGTGGACACCTGGCACGCCCCGGTCGGGCTGGCGCTGGGCGAGCAGCCCTGGCTGGCCGACCACCGGGTGCACGACGCGGTGGTGCTGCCCGGCGCCGCCATGCTGGCGTTGTTGCTGCTCGCCGCGCGGGCGCGTACCGGCGGTCGGCCGGGCAGCCTCGACGAGGTGGCCTTCGCCCGGGAGGTCACGTTCGCCGGCGAGGACGTCCGGCTGACCGTGGAGTGGCGTGACGACGTCACCGAGGGCGGCAGCGTACGCCTGCTGCACCTGCCCGACGGCGGCGGGAGCTGGACGGCGGCGGCCACCGCCCGCGCCTCGTACCGGCCGGCCACCGACCCGGCCGCCGGCTATCCCGCCTGGGCGGACGACGTGACCCCGACCGGCGCGGACGACTTCTACCGCGACTGGGCCGCCCGGGGGCTGCGCTACGGCCCGGCGTTCCGCCCGGTACGCGCGCTGCGGGTGCACCCCGACGGCGCGGAGGCGGTCGGCGAGGTGGTCCTGGCGGACCGGCTGCGGGCCGGCAACCGGCCGCACGCCCCGCATCCGGCGCTCGCCGACGGTGCCCTCCAGGTGGCGCTCGCGCTCTGCCCCGGCGAGGACGCCGTGGTGCCGGTCGCCGTCGACCGGATCCTGCTCCACGCCGACCTCGACAACCCGCCGACCACCGTCCACTCGCACGTGGTCCGGCACGACCCCGAGCACTACGACGTGCACGTCTTCGACGACCGGCGGCAGCCGGTGCTGACCCTGCGCGGGCTGCGGCTACGGCCGCTGACCCGGACCGTGGCCGGCGATGACGACGCCGCGCGGCTGCACCGGCTGACCTGGACGACGAGCGAGCCGCCCGCCGCGCCGACGACCACCGGCCGGTGGCTGGTCTGCGGGCCCGCCGCCCGCGGCGAGCTGGTCACCGCCCTGCGGGCGGCCGGCGCGGACCCGGTCGACGACGGCAACGACCTGCTCGCGACCGACACCCGCGCGGAGACGGCCGGCGTGGTCTTCGTCGCGCCGGACGCCGACGCCGGGCTCGGCGCGCAGCGGCAGGGCCTGCTGCGGCTCACCGCCGTGGCCCGCGCCTGCGCCGGGCGAGGCGTCCCGCCCCGGTTCGCCGTGGTCACCGCGCGGGCGCAGGCGGTCACGCCGGACGACCGGCCCGACCCGGGCGCCGCCCTGTACTGGGGCTACCTGCGGGCGCTGTGCCGGGAACACGGCGAACTCGACCCACGGCTGATCGACGTCGACCCGGCCGCCCCCGACTGGGCCGCCCGCTGCGCGGCCGAGCTGCTCGGCGGGGAGGACGACCAGGTGGCACTGCGCGCCGACGGGCGCCGGGTCGGCCGGCTGAGCCGCGGCGAATCCACCGAGGAGGACGGCGGCGAACTGTCCGCCCCGCGTACCGCGGCGCAGCCGTTCCGGGTCACCGCCGCCCGGCCGGGACGGTGGGAATCCGTGGCCCCCGTCCCGCTGGCCCGGCGCGCGCCTGGCCCCGGCGAGGTGGAGGTGGAGGTCACCGCCACCGGGCTCAACTTCATCGACGTCATGAAGGCCGTCGGCACGTATCCCGACCCGTCCGGCGGGGCCGACGCGCTCGGCGGCGAGTGCGCCGGCCGGATCGTCGCGGTGGGCGACGGTGTCACCGAGCCCCGGCCCGGCGACCGGGTGGCCGCCTGCGCCTTCGGGTCGCTGGCCAGCCACGTCACCGTACGGGCCGAACACACCCGCCCGGTGCCGGCGGAGCTGACCGACGCCGACGCCGCCGCCCTGCCGCTGGCCTACGCCACCGCCTGGTACGCCCTGGCCGACCTGGGCCGTCTCGCGCCCGGCGAGACGGTGCTGGTGCACTCGGCCGCCGGCGGGGTCGGCCTGGCCGCGGTCCGGGTGGCCCACGCCCTCGGCGGTCGGGTCGTCGCCACCGCGGGCAGCGAGGCGAAGCGGGCCCACCTGCGGGCGCTCGGCGTCGCCGACGTCTTCGACTCGCGCGACCTGGGCTGGGCCGCGCGGGTCCGCGAGGCGACCGGCGGCCGGGGCGTGGACGTGGTGCTCAACTCGCTCACCGGCGCGGCGATCCCGCTCGGGCTGGACCTGCTCGCCGAGGACGGCCGGTTCGTGGAGATCGGCAAGAAGGACATCTACGCCGGGCGGCCGATCGGCCTGGACGCCTTCCGCAAGGGCATCACGCTCAGCGCCGTCGACCTCGCCGGGTTGATGGACCGTCGACCGGAGCGGTTCGCCCGGCTCCTCGCCGACGTCTGGCAACGGATCGCCGACGGCACCCTGCCGCCGCTGCCCACCCGGGTCAGCCCGTTCGCCGAGGCGGCCGAGGCGCTGCGGGAGATGTCGCACGGCAACCACATCGGCAAACTGGTGGTCGCCGACCCGACCACCGTCGGCGCGGTCACCGCCGTGCCGCTGCCGGCGGGACGCCTCCGCCCCGACACGTACCTGATCAGCGGTGGCCTCGGGGCGCTCGGCCTGTCGCTCGCCGAGTTCCTCGTCGCGCACGGGGCCGGCGCGCTGGTGCTGCTCGGTCGCTCGGCGCCGACCGCTGCGGCGCAGGCCCGGGTGGCGGCGCTGCGTCGCTCGGCCGCCGTCGAGGTGCTGCGGTGCGACGTCGCCGACGAGGCCGCGTTGCGTCGGGCGCTGGACGGCGTACGCGCCGGGCTGCCGCCGGTGCGCGGGGTGTTCCACGCCGCCGGCCTGCTCGACGACGCCACCGTCGGCACGCTCACCGCCGAGCAGGTGGGCCGGGTGCTCGCGCCCAAGGTGGACGGGGCGCTGGCCCTCGACGCGGTCACCGCCGACGACCCGCTGGACCTGTTCGTGCTCTTCTCCTCGGCCGCCGCGCTGATCGGCAACGCCGGCCAGGCGGCGTACGGGGCGGCGAACGCCTGGCTGGACGCCTTCGCCGAGGCCCGACGGCGGGCCAACCGTCCCGCGCTCAGCGTGCAGTGGGGCCCGTTCGGCGACGTCGGACTGGCCGCTGCCGACGAGACCCGGGGGGCCCGGCTCGCCGAGCGGGGCATGGAGAGCTTCGCCACCGACGAGGCGTGGCCGGCGCTGCTGCGGATGCTCGGCCGCGACGAGGCGGTCGTCGGGTACGTGCCGCTGAACCTGCGCCGCTGGTTCGACGCGTACCCGGACACGGCCGGGCTGCCCAGCTGGCAGTGGCTGCGGGCGGCGGCCCGGGACGGCGAGGCCGCCGGTCCGTCGCACGGCTTCCGGGCCGCGCTGTTGCAGGCGCCGGCTGCCGAGCGCGCCCCGCTGGCCGAGACCAAGGTCCGCGAACTCGCCGGCCGGGTGCTGCGGCTGGACGCCGACCGGGTCGACCGGGAGACGCCGTTCAAGGACCTCGGCCTGGACTCGCTCATGGGCCTCGAACTGCGCAACCGGCTGGAGCAGGCGTTCGGCCTGCGGCTGTCGCCCACGCTGCTGTGGACGTACGGCACCGCCCGGGCGCTGGCCGGGGCGCTCTGCGACCAACTCGCCCGGAGCGCCGAGCAGTCCGCCGCGGAGCAGACCGGGACCGGACCGGACGGCGAACCCGCCGACCGGCAGGCGCCGAGCACCGCCGGCTGATGTCCGCGTCACCGCACCCGCCGCGAGGAACCGAGGTCATGGACGACACCGACAACGCCGCAGCCAAGCGGCAGGACGCCCAGCTCAAGCGGGCCCTGGCCACCATCCGTACGCTCCGCCGCCGACTGGACGAGCAGGGCGGCGACCAGCCCGTCGCCATCGTCGGGGTCGGTCTGCGGCTGCCGGGCGGGATCGACGGTGCCGAGGCGTACTGGGACGCCCTGGCCGCCGGCCGTGACCTGGTCGG encodes:
- a CDS encoding type I polyketide synthase; the encoded protein is MADFDTADQIAIVGMAGRFPGADDPEALWRLLDGRGAAIVGVPAQRWDATAQLDPEREIQAVGGFLDGVDRFDAGFFGISPREAEDIDPQQRLMLEMTWRALEDAGQPAATLAGTRTGVYVGASWHDYEIARRDRGAPTSQHSLVGNALDVIAARVSYALQLRGPSLTVETGCSSSLVALHLAAQALRSGEIDAAVVGGVNLILAPDVSIGLTHFGGLSPDGRCAAFAADANGFVRGEGVAAVLVKRLDRALREGARVHGVLVRSVVNNDGGGESLVTPSPEGQRELLRLAYGDGAVPLDRVGYVEAHGTGTGRGDPIEAGAIGEVLGRDRTVGPLPIGSVKTNIGHLEAAAGMAGLFKVLLALRHRTVPPSLHSATLNPEIPFDDLNVTVVREPLALPADEPVYLGVNSFGWGGTNAHVVVGPAPAPAGAAPVEPPDTGLPSLVPLSARQQPALARLAGELADRLAGTQTDVADVAGGLAWHRDHFPVRAAVVADRPAALRDGLARLAAADQPEDPDLPTGRAVPHRRTAFVFPGQGSQWRGMGRELYKRSPVFADVVRRCADALRPHVAWDLTAVVADEAGDEWTTRIDMLQPTLWAMSLGLAELWRANGVHPDLVLGHSQGEITAATLAGALSYADGALLMARRSAIARRTSGRGLMLAVDLDRDGAREALAGFEETVSLAVHNGPRSCVLSGDRDDVLTLKELLEAEDVFCRLVNVDYASHSPQMAELRDDLLTALAPVRPVAGTVPLLSTVQVGLLGGTELDARYWVENLCRPVLFADAMRHAFDDGITHVVEISPHPVLTPAVEQLAAGRAEPVAVLSTLRRDNGTAEDMARALARSYVAGLAPFGGLPRGRRVDLPGYPMQPERYWPADRPRRGGSRGFEVELTPAPGQVDTWHAPVGLALGEQPWLADHRVHDAVVLPGAAMLALLLLAARARTGGRPGSLDEVAFAREVTFAGEDVRLTVEWRDDVTEGGSVRLLHLPDGGGSWTAAATARASYRPATDPAAGYPAWADDVTPTGADDFYRDWAARGLRYGPAFRPVRALRVHPDGAEAVGEVVLADRLRAGNRPHAPHPALADGALQVALALCPGEDAVVPVAVDRILLHADLDNPPTTVHSHVVRHDPEHYDVHVFDDRRQPVLTLRGLRLRPLTRTVAGDDDAARLHRLTWTTSEPPAAPTTTGRWLVCGPAARGELVTALRAAGADPVDDGNDLLATDTRAETAGVVFVAPDADAGLGAQRQGLLRLTAVARACAGRGVPPRFAVVTARAQAVTPDDRPDPGAALYWGYLRALCREHGELDPRLIDVDPAAPDWAARCAAELLGGEDDQVALRADGRRVGRLSRGESTEEDGGELSAPRTAAQPFRVTAARPGRWESVAPVPLARRAPGPGEVEVEVTATGLNFIDVMKAVGTYPDPSGGADALGGECAGRIVAVGDGVTEPRPGDRVAACAFGSLASHVTVRAEHTRPVPAELTDADAAALPLAYATAWYALADLGRLAPGETVLVHSAAGGVGLAAVRVAHALGGRVVATAGSEAKRAHLRALGVADVFDSRDLGWAARVREATGGRGVDVVLNSLTGAAIPLGLDLLAEDGRFVEIGKKDIYAGRPIGLDAFRKGITLSAVDLAGLMDRRPERFARLLADVWQRIADGTLPPLPTRVSPFAEAAEALREMSHGNHIGKLVVADPTTVGAVTAVPLPAGRLRPDTYLISGGLGALGLSLAEFLVAHGAGALVLLGRSAPTAAAQARVAALRRSAAVEVLRCDVADEAALRRALDGVRAGLPPVRGVFHAAGLLDDATVGTLTAEQVGRVLAPKVDGALALDAVTADDPLDLFVLFSSAAALIGNAGQAAYGAANAWLDAFAEARRRANRPALSVQWGPFGDVGLAAADETRGARLAERGMESFATDEAWPALLRMLGRDEAVVGYVPLNLRRWFDAYPDTAGLPSWQWLRAAARDGEAAGPSHGFRAALLQAPAAERAPLAETKVRELAGRVLRLDADRVDRETPFKDLGLDSLMGLELRNRLEQAFGLRLSPTLLWTYGTARALAGALCDQLARSAEQSAAEQTGTGPDGEPADRQAPSTAG